Proteins encoded within one genomic window of Paramisgurnus dabryanus chromosome 11, PD_genome_1.1, whole genome shotgun sequence:
- the LOC135729700 gene encoding polyadenylate-binding protein 1-A-like, with amino-acid sequence MSEVAQSTEPAVHVRGQDPLTASMLAAAPLKEQKQLLGERLYPLIQAMHPNLAGKITGMLLEIDNSELLHMLESPESLNSKVEEAVVVLQAHQAKELSDTK; translated from the exons gTTGCACAGAGTACAGAGCCTGCGGTACACGTGAGGGGTCAAGATCCACTTACAGCCTCAATGCTGGCAGCTGCACCCTTAAAAGAACAGAAACAGCTACTGG GTGAACGCCTGTACCCCCTTATACAGGCTATGCATCCCAATCTAGCAGGGAAGATCACGGGTATGCTGCTGGAGATTGACAACTCTGAACTACTACACATGCTTGAGTCTCCAGAATCCCTCAACTCTAAG GTTGAAGAGGCAGTAGTGGTTCTTCAGGCTCATCAAGCCAAGGAGTTGTCAGATACGAAGTAA